The Bacillota bacterium genomic sequence CTTACGAAGATCTGAGCCTGCTCGACAAGTGGGCGCTTTTGAAGCTGCACCAGTTGATCCAGCGGGTAACCAGGGCTTACGAAACGTACGAGTTCCACATTGTTTACCATGCAATTTCCAACTTCTGTGTCGTAGATTTGAGTTCTTTTTACCTTGATGTGACGAAAGACACCTTGTATTGCTCCTACTCCTCAAACCGCGCGCGGCGCGGCATCCAGACCGTCTTTTACGAAACGGTCACTGTACTGGCACGCTTGCTGGCACCTGTTTTGAGTTTTACGGCGGAAGAAGTATGGGGTTATCTGCCGCAAGCAAAGGAGCGATTTTTCAGTGTTCACCTTGCTCCCTGGCCGCAAGTTAACCGGGGCTACTTAGATCCGGAACTTGAAGCAAAGTGGGAGCGAATCCTGAGCATCCGGGAGGAAATCACCAGGGCGCTCGAAGCGGCAAGACAACAGAAAATAATCGGCCCCTCTACCGAGGCATTTGTTTCCCTTTATCCCGAAAACGAGGAAACGGCAGCATTTTTGAAAGAAGTAGAAGCAGACCTGGCAACTCTTTTGATTGTTTCCGGAATCGAGGTTCGCGAAGCTTGGGAAGCGGCACCTGTGGGCGCTTTTAGCATGGATGATGCTTATGCAATAAAAATCTCGATTCAAAAGGCTCCGGGCCAGAAATGTACACGATGCTGGCTTTACCGCGAATCTGTAGGATTTTCGGGAGAGCACCCCACTTTATGTGAACGCTGTTACCAGGTAGTGAAACAGTACGAGACCCGGGTGGCAAGTTCAGAATTTTAGGGAGAGAAGAGGGAGCGAAAAAATGCGGGAGGTTGTCACAAGAGCAAAAATTAAAAAATTCACCGGACAAAAGGAGTTAATTTTCCCGGCAGGAACCATTCTTACCCAGGCGGCCAGGCAATGGATTAAAGAAAAAGGAATTCAAGTTGCTTTTGCTGGCCGGGAAGCTCCTCAGGAAGAAACGCCCATCCCCGGTCGAGAAAAAGAAGAAAAAGAAGCGAACCGGGCGATTGTCACCGTCCTTGGTCATGATAAGGTGGGAATTATCGCGGGGATCGCAGGAGTCCTGGCGGATGCCAATGTGAATATTCTCGATATCAGCCAAACTGTTTTGCAAGAATTCTTCGCGATGGTAATGATTGTCGATCTTACCGGGTGCAGGGTTGATTTCGCTACCTTAAGGAGGATGCTGGAAGATAAAGGTGAAGAATTGGAATTAAAAGTTACGCTCCAGCACGAAGATATTTTCCGATTTATGCATCGGGTTTAGAAAGGAGAGGTATTATTTGCCTTTTCCTTATACTCCGGAAGAGATCTTTGAAACAATCAGGATGGTAGAATTAGAAAACCTGGACATAAGAACAATTACCCTGGGGATCAGCCTCCTGGACTGCGGCGGTTCTGATTTAAAAAAGGTCGGGGCGAAAATTTACGATAAAATTCTGCGTTGTGCCGCGAATCTCGTCGAGGTAGGGGAGGAACTGGAGCGCGCTTACGGAATTCCAATCATCAATAAGCGGGTAGCGGTAACTCCTCTTGCTCTGATCGCGGGGAGCTGTTCCGGTGACTGTTTTTACCTCGCCCAGGTTCTGGAGAAAGCCGCACAGGAGATAGGGATCAATTTTATCGGTGGCTATGCCGCCCTCGTTCATAAGGGTTTTACAGAAGGGGATTTAAAACTGATCGAATCTATCCCCCGCGCTTTAAGCCAAACGGAACGCGTTTGTGCCGCGGTAAATGTTGGAACCACAAAAGCAGGAATTAATATGGAAGCGGTTTTCATGATGGGAAAGGTAATCAAAGAGGCAGCAGAACTTTCCGGGGCCCAATCGGGGATCAGTTGCGCAAAGCTGGTTGTTTTTTGCAATGCCCCGGAAGATAATCCTTTCATGGCAGGTGCCTTTCACGGGACCGGAGAGCCTGAATGTGCTCTCAATGTCGGAGTAAGCGGGCCGGGTGTCATCTTGAATGTGGTTCGCAACAATCCGGACGCCGATCTCGGCACCCTTGCTTCTTTAATCAAGCAGACTGCATTTAAAGTTACCAGGATGGGAGAGCTTATCGGTCGTTCCGCATCGAGACGGTTAGGTGTACCCTTCGGAGTCGTCGATCTTTCCCTGGCTCCCACTCCGGCGATTGGAGATAGCGTGGCGGAGATCCTTGAAGCCATGGGGCTAGAGCGGTGCGGTGCCCCGGGGAGCACGGCGGCCCTCGCGGTTTTGAACGACGCCGTCAAAAAGGGTGGCGCGATGGCATCCTCTTATGTCGGGGGTTTAAGCGGAGCCTTTATACCTGTCAGCGAGGACGCCGGAATGGCCCGGGCCGCCGCCGAGGGAGCGCTCACGATCGAAAAGCTTGAGGCGATGACTTCTGTTTGTTCAGTAGGCCTGGACATGATTGTAATCCCGGGTAATACTCCGCCAGAAACCATCGCCGCCTTGATTGCCGATGAAGCTGCAATCGGGATGATTAATAACAAAACCACAGGGGTCCGCATTATTCCTGCCCCCGGCAAGAGGCCGGGTGATTATGTGGAATTTGGAGGGCTCCTGGGAAGTGCACCCGTGATGGCGGTAAGTAATTACAGCCCTGCTGGTTTTATCCGGCGCGGAGGTCGCATTCCCGCCCCCCTCCAGGCACTTACTAATTAATTCTTGTGATTGAAAATGCAATTTTTGGGGAGTTTTTGGGGAGAATGAAGCCAGGGGTGCATCTGTGCAGGAATCCCGCGTTGATCTGATCAAGGCGTTAAAAGAAAAGATTGAACAATTATCTCTTAACATCGAACGCATGAAACTTGCTGAGTATGTAGAATTATTAAATAAACCGGGGCGGCTCTTGTTCGTGAACTTTATTTCAGGGGTAGCCCGGGGTTTAGGGATTGCGGTTGGTTTTACTTTACTGGGGGCGCTGGTCCTGTTTATTTTACAGCGTCTGGTCGTTCTAAACTTGCCTGTGCTGAGCGACTTTATCGCAGAGATCGTGCGTTTGGTTCAAATTCAACTTCGGGGCGGGATTAAATAGGGGGGGTAAGGGGATTGAACGGAAACATCATTGAGGTTATTAAAAAGCGGCGCTGTATTCGAGCCTTTAAAGCAGATCCAATTGCCGAAGGAGTTTTGGCTCAGATTTTAGATGCAGGGCGTTGGGCTCCCTCCGCGGGGAACTTGCAGCCCTGGGAATTTTATGTCGTGAGAAACGAAGATGCTAAAAAAGGACTTGCTAAAGCCGCGCTTGGCCAAATGTTTTTAACACAGGCGCCGGTGGTGATCGTTGTTTGTGCCGTTCCTGCTCGATCAGGACGCCGCTACCGGGAACGAGGTGAAAAATTATATTGCCTTCAAGATACTGCCGCGGCTGTTCAAAACATCTTGCTCGCTGCCGCGGGTTCCGGCATCGGCACCTGCTGGGTAGGTGCGTTTGACGAGGAGGGGGTCCGCCGTGTTTTGGGGTTGGGGCATGATTTAAGACCCGTTGCCATGATTCCTTTGGGTTATCCCGACGAAGTTCCTTCTGTTCCAGGCCGGCGCTCACTCGAAGAAATTGTCCATTTAGTAGATTAACTCAGTTCTCGACTTTTTTCATGGAAACGGAGGATTAAAATTGCAGCAGGATAAACTGAATTATTACCGCCAGCGCCTGAATTTTGAACGTGAAACCGCCCTCGCTCGCCTCTCCGGTCTGGAAGAGGGAAAGCAACTCGGGGGTTTGCGCGATACCCTCCAGGAGCTCTCGATGTACGATAACCACCCCGCGGATATCGGAACGGAAACCTTCGAGCGGAGTAAGGATCTTGGGTTACGTGATTTGGCGCGAGTTCAATTAGGCAAAATCGAGGAAGCGCTCGAGAAAATTGAAAAGGGTACCTACGGCATTTGCGAGGGCTGCGGGAAAGGAATTCCTGAAAGCAGGCTGGAAGCAGTTCCAGCTACTACGCTTTGTTTCGACTGCCAGCAGAGAAGGGAAGAATTAGATAAGGCAAAGCGGAGACCCGCTGAAGAGGGAGTTTTGATGCCGCCCTTTGGGGGTTTTCCGGAGGACCGGTTTCTTTGGGACGAAAACAGGGAAGACAGGGTTATGTATGATGGCGAGGACGCCTGGCAAGAAGTGGCCCGCTACGGCAATTCTTCCGACGTTGTCCATGGAGAAATGGGCGTTCCCCCGGCGCAAGCAGAAGAAAAACGGGGAGTTGTGCAAGACGTAGAATCAGTCCCGTACTGGCGAGATCAGGATGGGACCTTTTACCAGGATTTTCGAGGGCGAGATGATGAGGGAAGGCCCGCGGGGCCCGTATAAAAAGGGATTGGAGAGCCGGGAAGAGCCATGAAAATCGGGATCTTTACAGATAGCTATAAACCCTATGTAAGCGGAGTGGTTCGCTCCATTGACACTTTTTCCCGGGAACTGGTTCGCCGGGGTCACGAGATCTATGTTTTTGCTCCACGTTACCCCGGCGGGCAGGAAGAAAACGGCAACGTGTATCGTTTTCCTTCCTTTCATACCCCCGCGAACCCAGAATTTTATATCGGTTTGCCTTTACCCTGGCGCGCCATCCGTTATGCGAAAAAGTGGAGTTTGGATCTCATCCACGTTCATTCACCTTTTCTGCTCGGGCGGTTAGGCGCATCTTTTGCCCGGCGTTTAAAAGTTCCCCTTGTCTTCACCTACCATACGCTCTACGACCAGTACATCCATTATTTCCCTTTTGCCCGGGGTCTTGCACGTCATGTTGTGATTCACATGGCGCGGGATTTTTGTAACCGTTGCGATTTGGTAATTACTCCAACAGGTGTGATCAGAAACCTTCTGGAAGGCTACGGGGTCAGGCGTCCGATTGTACCCATTCCAACAGGAATCTACCCCGAGCGTTTTCACGCCGGGGATCCCTGTTTCCTTTATGAAAATTTCGGGATCCCGTGGGAAGAAAAGATTCTCCTTTTTGTGGGGAGAATTGGCAAGGAAAAGAACCTTGATTTTCTTTTTCGGGTTTTCAGGCAGGTACTTCAACAACATCATGCCGTTACCCTCGTCTTAGTAGGAAGCGGGCCCGAAAAGAAGGCCCTGGAGACATTTGCGGAGGAACTGGGAATTAACTCAAAGGTTATTTTTACCGGTCTCCTTCCCCCGGACGTGGTGGCGGGGGCTTACCGGAGTGCGGATCTTTTTGTTTTCCCTTCGGTAACTGAAACCCAGGGCCTTGTGCTGCTCGAAGCAATGGCTGCCGGTCTGCCCGTTGTAGCAAGGGCCGCTTTTGGATCTCTGGCGATGGTGCAGGACGGAAAGACAGGTTTCCTCTGTGATGAGCGGGAAGAGGAGTTTGCTGCGAGGATCATTCTTTTACTTGAGAACAGTTCTTTGCGAAAACAAATGAGTGAAGCAGCGCGGGCAAGGGCATGCCGCCTCTCTGCTGAAAAGATGGCCTTGCGTTTGGAGAAAGCGTATCTCGCCCTGCTCAACGGGGCTCGCGACCTTTTACAAGATTTGGCTTATGAAGAAATTTAAAGGGGAGGGATCAGCTTTCTCTCTTCAGTGAAGACGCCCTGACGGCCTTAAGCATGGCTCTCAGTAAAGTAGAACTTGTTTAGAACTGAAGGGGGCGGTTATTTGTTCCGTTTTACTGTTGTGACATTGACAGCTTTTGCACTTGACCAGTTAGGAAAGTTTTTTGTCACGCGCTATCTTCAACCAGGTGAATCCATTCAGGTTTTGCCTTACATTTTCCACCTTACATATATTGAAAACCCGGGGGGGGCTTTTGGGATTCTGGCCTATCAAACCCGAATTTTCGTTGCTTTAAGTATTTGTACGATCTTTTTATTAACCATGGCTGTTTTTTATTATGCGAGGCGAGAACAAGGGGTAAGCTGGAGCTTGGCGTTCCTGACGGCAGGCATTTTAGGAAACTTAGCGGACCGGTTGCGAACCGGATATGTGATAGATTTTTTGGATTTCCGCGTCTGGCCTGTCTTCAATGTTGCCGACGTTTTTATTTTTATCGGAGCGCTCTCACTTTTTTGGAAGTTAGCTGGTTATCGGGGTATCAAAAAGGAATGGTGACGTAGATTTGACTCGGGAAACCTACCGTTTTGAAGTACCTCCGGAAGCGGACGGGAACCGCCTGGACCATTTTCTGAGCAGGCAGACCCCTTTTTTGAGCCGGAGTCAGGTTCAGCGCTTAATCGAAAGGGGTCTCGTGTTAGTGAACTTCCGTCCCGCGCGTTCGAGCTACCGGGTGCGGGTGAAGGATCAAGTTGAAATGATGGTTCCTCCCCCCGAAGAGATCACACTCTCTCCCGAACCTATTCCCATAGATATTGTTTATGAAGACGAAGATCTCCTGGTCGTAAATAAACCACCCGGACTTGTTGTTCACCCTGCACCAGGGCATAAAGGGGGTACTCTAGTAAACGCATTACTCAACCACTGCCCCGATTTACCGGGTATCGGGGGATACCTGCGGCCGGGTATTGTCCACCGCCTGGATAAAGATACTTCAGGTCTCCTTTTGGTGAGCAAAACCGACCTTGCCCATCAAGGCCTGGCGGCCCAACTAAAGGCGCGCAAGATCAAGAGAAAATATCTCGCTTTGGTGCATGGAGAGGTGCGCGAGGAGGAGGGTTTGATCGACGCGCCTTTGGGGAGAGCTCCGAAAAACCGTAAAAAAATTGCCGTGGTTCCCAACGGGAAAGAGGCGCGTACTTTTTACCGGGTAAAAGAGCGGTTCCCCGGTTATACGCTTCTTGATATCCAATTAGAAACCGGAAGGACGCACCAGATCCGTGTTCATTTGGCTTATGCGGGTTATCCGGTAGCCGGGGATCCTGTTTACGGGCCGCGCCGCAACCCCCTGAACTTGCCGGGTCAGGCCCTCCACGCCTACCGCATTTCATTCATCCATCCCCGCACAGGAGAATTTCTTTCCTTTGAAGCTCCACCTCCTCCCGCCTTCACCAAAGCCCTTGCTTTCCTAAGAGAAGTTCTCAACGTTTCTGATCAGAAGAAGTAGCGTACGTCGCGATTAATGATCGGCACTGGAGCAGGGGAGAGTATGCTGTTTTGATGGTGTAAAAAGAGAAAGTAACTCTTCAGGAAGCAGGTGTAACCGAAATGAAAACTTTACTTAAAAAGGTAAAGAGCAATGGCAAAAAGGGTTGACACTGTTTTAAAAGATGTTATACTTGTAAAGAAAGAGGTTCCTTTAAGGTCAGTCCCGCGAGACTGACAAGGAAGAAGCACGAAAAGAGTAAATTATTTGCCCAAAAAACGAACCTGCATGCAAGGAGCCTTGCGGCAGGTTTTTTTGCGAGGAGGAGATAATGGTACCCTTACAGGAGAAGGCTCAGATATTGGACGCCGAGGGTATCCGACGGGCTTTGACGAGGATCGCCCATGAAATTTTAGAGAAAAACAAAGGGACGCAGGATCTTGTCCTGATAGGCATCAGACGCCGGGGTGTCCCGCTCGCACAACGGATTGCAGCAAAGATTAAAGAAATCGAAGGCACTGCAGTTCCTTTAGGAATTCTAGATATTACCCTGTACCGGGATGATTTAAGCAGGCTTGGGTATCATCCGGTGATCCGCAAAACAGAAGTACCTTTTAGTATTACCGATAAAAAAGTAGTTTTAGTTGATGACGTTTTGTTTACAGGCAGAACGGTGCGTGCCGCTTTAGATGCCTTAATGGATTTAGGTCGTCCCCAGTTGATCCAGTTGGCTGTTTTGGTTGACCGGGGACACCGTGAGTTGCCGATCAGAGCGGACTTTGTAGGAAAAAATGTACCAACTTCACAAAGGGAGATAATTTCCGTTCACCTCCAAGAGGTGGATGGAATTGATAAAGTGGTGATTGATGAGCCAATTGATTAAAAAAAAGAGGTTCACCCTTTTAAAGCTAGTCCCGAGAGGCTAGAAAAGGGGTTCAGGGAAAGG encodes the following:
- a CDS encoding TraR/DksA C4-type zinc finger protein, whose translation is MQQDKLNYYRQRLNFERETALARLSGLEEGKQLGGLRDTLQELSMYDNHPADIGTETFERSKDLGLRDLARVQLGKIEEALEKIEKGTYGICEGCGKGIPESRLEAVPATTLCFDCQQRREELDKAKRRPAEEGVLMPPFGGFPEDRFLWDENREDRVMYDGEDAWQEVARYGNSSDVVHGEMGVPPAQAEEKRGVVQDVESVPYWRDQDGTFYQDFRGRDDEGRPAGPV
- a CDS encoding ACT domain-containing protein, producing the protein MPGREKEEKEANRAIVTVLGHDKVGIIAGIAGVLADANVNILDISQTVLQEFFAMVMIVDLTGCRVDFATLRRMLEDKGEELELKVTLQHEDIFRFMHRV
- the pyrR gene encoding bifunctional pyr operon transcriptional regulator/uracil phosphoribosyltransferase PyrR: MVPLQEKAQILDAEGIRRALTRIAHEILEKNKGTQDLVLIGIRRRGVPLAQRIAAKIKEIEGTAVPLGILDITLYRDDLSRLGYHPVIRKTEVPFSITDKKVVLVDDVLFTGRTVRAALDALMDLGRPQLIQLAVLVDRGHRELPIRADFVGKNVPTSQREIISVHLQEVDGIDKVVIDEPID
- a CDS encoding RluA family pseudouridine synthase; protein product: MTRETYRFEVPPEADGNRLDHFLSRQTPFLSRSQVQRLIERGLVLVNFRPARSSYRVRVKDQVEMMVPPPEEITLSPEPIPIDIVYEDEDLLVVNKPPGLVVHPAPGHKGGTLVNALLNHCPDLPGIGGYLRPGIVHRLDKDTSGLLLVSKTDLAHQGLAAQLKARKIKRKYLALVHGEVREEEGLIDAPLGRAPKNRKKIAVVPNGKEARTFYRVKERFPGYTLLDIQLETGRTHQIRVHLAYAGYPVAGDPVYGPRRNPLNLPGQALHAYRISFIHPRTGEFLSFEAPPPPAFTKALAFLREVLNVSDQKK
- a CDS encoding DUF5665 domain-containing protein, translated to MQESRVDLIKALKEKIEQLSLNIERMKLAEYVELLNKPGRLLFVNFISGVARGLGIAVGFTLLGALVLFILQRLVVLNLPVLSDFIAEIVRLVQIQLRGGIK
- a CDS encoding glycosyltransferase family 4 protein, translating into MKIGIFTDSYKPYVSGVVRSIDTFSRELVRRGHEIYVFAPRYPGGQEENGNVYRFPSFHTPANPEFYIGLPLPWRAIRYAKKWSLDLIHVHSPFLLGRLGASFARRLKVPLVFTYHTLYDQYIHYFPFARGLARHVVIHMARDFCNRCDLVITPTGVIRNLLEGYGVRRPIVPIPTGIYPERFHAGDPCFLYENFGIPWEEKILLFVGRIGKEKNLDFLFRVFRQVLQQHHAVTLVLVGSGPEKKALETFAEELGINSKVIFTGLLPPDVVAGAYRSADLFVFPSVTETQGLVLLEAMAAGLPVVARAAFGSLAMVQDGKTGFLCDEREEEFAARIILLLENSSLRKQMSEAARARACRLSAEKMALRLEKAYLALLNGARDLLQDLAYEEI
- a CDS encoding PFL family protein; this encodes MPFPYTPEEIFETIRMVELENLDIRTITLGISLLDCGGSDLKKVGAKIYDKILRCAANLVEVGEELERAYGIPIINKRVAVTPLALIAGSCSGDCFYLAQVLEKAAQEIGINFIGGYAALVHKGFTEGDLKLIESIPRALSQTERVCAAVNVGTTKAGINMEAVFMMGKVIKEAAELSGAQSGISCAKLVVFCNAPEDNPFMAGAFHGTGEPECALNVGVSGPGVILNVVRNNPDADLGTLASLIKQTAFKVTRMGELIGRSASRRLGVPFGVVDLSLAPTPAIGDSVAEILEAMGLERCGAPGSTAALAVLNDAVKKGGAMASSYVGGLSGAFIPVSEDAGMARAAAEGALTIEKLEAMTSVCSVGLDMIVIPGNTPPETIAALIADEAAIGMINNKTTGVRIIPAPGKRPGDYVEFGGLLGSAPVMAVSNYSPAGFIRRGGRIPAPLQALTN
- a CDS encoding nitroreductase family protein; translated protein: MNGNIIEVIKKRRCIRAFKADPIAEGVLAQILDAGRWAPSAGNLQPWEFYVVRNEDAKKGLAKAALGQMFLTQAPVVIVVCAVPARSGRRYRERGEKLYCLQDTAAAVQNILLAAAGSGIGTCWVGAFDEEGVRRVLGLGHDLRPVAMIPLGYPDEVPSVPGRRSLEEIVHLVD
- the lspA gene encoding signal peptidase II — encoded protein: MFRFTVVTLTAFALDQLGKFFVTRYLQPGESIQVLPYIFHLTYIENPGGAFGILAYQTRIFVALSICTIFLLTMAVFYYARREQGVSWSLAFLTAGILGNLADRLRTGYVIDFLDFRVWPVFNVADVFIFIGALSLFWKLAGYRGIKKEW